CCTGAAACAACTTCATCATGTCATGTCCCTGCTCTCTGGCAACTTAACATCTCTTCTGAGAGGGCTTCCctaattaaaacacattttgcATCCATTCAAGACTTtctttacatatacatatgtatattggATTATGGTTTATTAGTCTctacaaaatatatatgcacTGATTGGAAATGATAAATTTCAACAATGCACTGAGATTAAGGAGTGAACATCATAAAATAGAAAGAGCCTGGGATTTGGGGTCAGACAAATCCAGATTTATATCTTAGCTCCAATATTGTGTGAACCTGAGAAAGTAACCAGGTCTCTCTGAATCTTCCTATTGGTAAATTTGACACGATATCAGCTAACTTACAGATTGTTGTGCAAACAGAGTAAAATACAGTGTGTAAAAATTCAGTGCAGTAGCCAATAGATAGTTGTTACTCAATAAATAATAGTTTCCTATTTCCTGCCTTCCATATGTTCCTAAGCTCAGTAACCATTAGGCTGTAATTTGCTGTAGCATGGGGATCTGCTTTTGACTAACAGCATTTGCTCAGAGTTCCTACATAAAAGATATTTATGTGTGTGAGGAAGAGGTGCATACCCTACTTCCTGCCCAGCTGCTCTGACAATAACTCTACCAGAGCTGCTGTGCCAACCAAATAACTTGCCTTCTCAGAGACCCACATTTTCACTAGAGACAGCACAGTGGAGGGAAGTGACTGGAGGTCTAGGAGAAAATGCCCCATTAAATGAGGACAGAAGTTATAGTCAGAGATGTCTGGTAGATTAGCTGGACACCCTTACTCACCTGCCAGAACCAGCTCCCCTGTAGCAGGACGAAGCTTGACCGCAGGAGTTCCAGAAGAATATTTTTCTGTGTGAGGAACTCAATGAAGGCCATCAGGCCTGTCAAAAAGCTGACGAGGACCAGCAGCTGGTGCACAAAGATGTCCAGCATTTCCCGGCCATGAGTGTGGTTGTAGAAGATAAAAGCTAATAGAGGGAGGGGAACAGTTTGTCTTTGTCAATGAAACCAAATGCTGCCCCCTGCTTGTCTCACTCCCTCTCTCTGCCCATAGAATTTTCTATACACACACAATTGTCCAAAAGAGCATGTCCCCACTGCTTCCCACAGGAATGCATTCTTGCATTTTCAGAGTCATTGTTGCCTTCTCAGAATGGAATATTTGAAATCTAATACTTTCCCTTCCCCAACCTTTACTCTGTCCTCTAACACATCATGACATTCTCCACTAACTATATTTCAAAGCATCATCTAAACAAGATGATGAATAATAAATATGATAAGGCAGAGAGCTGTAATTAAGGTGACTACAGAGAAGAGCAGGCTGAAGCTGAAGCCTTGCTCTGAGGAACCAGCtcagggaagaaagaaacacatccATAAATCATAAGGGTGGACCTTCCAGGTATGACAAGTTCCCAAGACATAGTAACTAACTGCATTTTTCATTCCATGGACAAATTCCAGCATCATCTTAGTCATTTTCATCAGATGTTTGTTCCAAACATAGCAACACCTGGAAAGAACAAGAACCACGCTTCTGGTTGTTGGCACCCATCTTTCATCCAGTCCTGTTCTATAGAGGATTAAGCAGAAGTCCTCATCTTCAGATGTGGGAGGCAAGGGCAGCAGTTAGGGTGTAACCAACTTCTAATCATTTGGGACTTTTGTTGTTCTGTAATCAATCTATTTCTTACatgtgcaataaaaaaaaatccctgaacatttgctttctcctttttccACATAGTAAACTGGGAAAACAACTGAATAAAACATATTGTTTTTCAATAACCACTCAAAATTAGGACCTCATATTTTTATGTGACTGAATTTTTGGACCTACTTATCACATAATTGCagagttttatttcattaatatttttaaaggtagtTAGTAGACAGTGAAAGCTGTTCTGTGGTGAGTTGCTGCCCCACATCAGGATATCTATGCTCCTCTATGCTGAGTTCAGTTTTCATtcataaaagtagaaataataatttcCGGAACAACCAAGAGATAATGAAACACTGTAGGTGGTTCTTTAAGACAGatgtgaaatatgaataaaacacaTTTGAATGACTATGCTTGCCCAGTTCTAAGTGAGTCAGTAAGGAAGGTCTTTGGCAACCTACATAGGACACCAAAATACATTACGAACAATCACATCAAGATACCCATCAATCACAGTTGCACCAAGACAGCAAAGATGTATTATTATAAAAGGTTACACTAATTATTACCATAAATGCCCAATAATAGagaaagatttagaaaaaaatactcaTTCTTACACTCCACAAAGAAGGCATTTGACATCATTAACTTGATTAAGGAGACTGGAATTGAACTGACGGTGGAACATAAGATGCTGGCCACACCCAGTAgtccaaagaagaaatataggGTCAAGTGTTGCAAACGCAGCACTCGTTTCCATGGGCTTTCGTTCTGTATGATCAGGTGGGGCCCTCCAGCAAAAAACTGTAGACCAATTATACCTGTAGAGAAATATATTACAGTTTTAGCAACCCTCTCTGTAgctttgtctagcatgcatgaagatGCAGAAGGATTTTCCCATTGACTATTGCAATCTGATGTCCTGTTATGACAGTGATTCCTCTCTCTAGACTGTTGCCTAAAAGCTTAGCACTAGAGCTTTACCCttgttttaaaacttcaaatGCTGGTTTGGATCAATTTTAGTCACAGACAATTATATGAATCAAACAACTATTTCAGTTCTACAATGCTGATGATTTGAGTTCAACTATCTATTCTTGtctaacaattaaaataaatcctGAATGATTTAGGGTTTCAGATTTACCAGATCAGTCTTATAAAGGCTGATTACTTTCTTCCTAGATACTACATCTTTGGGTAGCTGCCACAAAGTAGGGAGTTATCCTTGGTTCCCAATAAAAATGCTCAAGAGTTCAGCTTTTCTCCAACTAAGGATAACGGAGAAGGCCCAGACAGAGCATATAGTTAGTTCAGTTATTCAAACATTAACATTAGAGATGCTACCTTATTTGTTAATCTATAGAATTTGGCAAGGAAATCTCTCTATTTGGAAATAGTTACTCTGTAATTTGATAGTCATAGTAAAGCCTTGTATCATGAataaactgtgaaaaaaaatctaatgggaAAATGGGAGGTTTTACCTTTTATGGAGGAGAGACTGCAGTGAACTCCAGAAACACAGAACACTTCATGGAATCCTCATGGGCAATGGGAAGTTCTTAGAAGCTATCTGCCCTAACCTCCTccaattcaggaaaaaaaaaaaaaaggacgaaTGCATGAAGCAAGGTCTTCCTCAGCCTTGAACTCTCTCTACAGCTGATCAGCAACAATTTATCATTGAAACTTTCCCATGAATGCTTGATTATTTTGGTGTCGCATCCAAAATGGTTTCTGATTGGGCTTGTTCTTTCAAGGCTTATAACaattcatttaaaagtatttcagaGGCTCCAATCCATTCTATAAAGAAGATTCACTTTGGCTGAGTAGGCAAATGAACTACCATGATGAATTCATTAAGAAATACGCTTTTGTATTAACACGAATTATCACCTAACAAATTATATCAGATAGAATACATTTAGAATATATATTGAGAGGTGTTTTGAATACAAAATTCATTTTAGcaatttcttaactttttattgAATATTCTCTTGGCACATGAAAATATCCAGAAGGAGAAACAGAACACATAAATGATCCACTCACCAATCAATGTCATGGTAACTACTGCAATTCCCTCCAAAAATTCTAATCGCTGGAATAATGCTTTGGATCCAAGGTAGCAGGTCTGCTTATGCTTTTTGCAGACATACTTCAAAATACTCTTTGTACTCCACCAAAGACCGATGACAAAGAAGAAGACTCCAGGGAGGGCATGACCTGGGAAATCCCCAATGACCTATAAAGTGAAGAACAAACAGAAGAAGACATTTCATTTTGGGAACTTGGCCCAAACATCTCCTTTTCCTGTAGAATATACTGACTTCTGATGATCATGGGTACATAGCAGATCCCACTAGAATATCCACAATaccaataaaagataataaaaatttgcATTAACACACCGTGTATTAGGCATTAGGTCAAGTGTTTTACATGCcgtttctaatttaatttttgaaacactCTGAGTGAGgaattattattccattttcaaTTGAAATACAAGTTTagagaagttaaatgacttgcccagaTCTCACAACTATTAAGTAAATGCTTTGCTGTTTTTAACATAGAGTTCAAGAGGGTTTCTTAAAAAGTTAGTACGAACTTCACTATACAGTTGCCTTTgtgcatatttaaagaaaagtaatataaaactatgcccttttgtttaaaatttgaaatgtgaAATTGCCtacaaactttttaaagaatCCAGTGTGTGAAAGAGACCACCAATGTTCATCAGATATGTGTGTGCGTCTCCCTACACTTTCCCAGCCTCTTCTCCAATTGGATTAAAACTTTAGTTTTAGTTCTGGCTACAGCATTAAACGTGAAATTGGTGCATGTCACTTGGAGGCTGTGTCTATAAAGTCTATGTgattcctccccccatcccccccctcCCCGTCTTCTCTCCCTCACTCATCCCTTACCCTGGCAGCCTTGGGTACATAGCAGATCCCACTAAAATATGCACAATACTAATAAAAGAAACAACCAGTCTacttccagttttccaagaaacaaCCCTTTATTACCCTAAGTCATTGAAACtttgaggtttattttttaaatagcttaGCTCCACTTAGCCAGATATATACCAACCCAAATcatattgtaaatatttgtttacaCTATTGTCACATTATAAAGTTATCTCTGACTAATAACCAGAAATACGCCCCATTTTTATCAGTGCTACAGAAAATCCAATCTTGATTTCTATGCATTTTTAATCATGGAAATAGTAATTgattcaaacaaacaaatgtattATACCATCAACAAAATAATGAAGTGACAGGCCAGAACCATCCTTGTGGATCTAATACTAGGCTAGGCATAAGAAAACTCATGAAAGGAGGTGTTTAGGATTCCGCCTGGTCCAGCAGACTTCCTTATCTCCTTGAGTGAGAACTGGGCCTCTCAGTTCAGCGCATACCCCTGTGGGCTATTTCCATACTAGTTGATATAAAGGGAACCTTCTAGGGATACTGTGaaattgaccctaacactacaagTCTCAAATTTCCAACCGAGACCCCAGATACTCATTGCAGTGCACCCTTGAATCACCCAAGCCATCCAAGAGAGTCAGACTCTATACAACATGGTGCTAGGGACAGGTTCTTTTCCTAACTCTGACTCATGGTGTGGTTTGAAGCAtgttccttaacctctctgagacttGGTTCttaatatcaataaaaagaaaaagagcactCATACACtattaagagaaatgcaaatttgctTTGGCAAGCAATTTGACGATAAGTAAGACAGTGGAGAGTACATATACCCAGCAACTCAGCAATCCAACTTGTAGTACATACCCCAGAAAACTCTTAACAGGTGTTCTTTTGTATATGCCAAAAACTTTTTTCATTGCTGCATTAATTGTAGTaacacaaaattgaaaataatttaaacattaatttataGAGAAATTGATAAATAGTGTGTTATACATTAGAATGTGGTACAACagctgaaacattttaaaatttaaagattagTTCTATGTTTAACAACATGAAGAGATATTTAAGCATTCAACTGGGTGGATAATGCTTAATGTGAAATACTGCTGTATTTTGGTACAATCATATACTGTTGTTAAACACTTGAATGTGATTAAttgttcatatacatatataaatgtaaaagtataaaagagaaactgaaatgatGCACACAAATAATAATGGTTTCCTTTGAGGAGAGAGTAGAGAAATAGAAATGGGACGGGGCAAGGGATACGTaaactgtaatattttatttcttttacttaaaaaagtTATTCTTGCTCCACATTCTCTCCAgtattttatgttgtattttgagtcatataatttttaataggtGTATGCTGATATcccttataattttaatttgtaattcccTTATGACATAAGATGTTCTTCCTATATGCTGATTTACCATAAGTACACCTGGaagaaaattatacaaaacaCCATGTCTACATAGTTAAAATGAGTGTAtgtcatattttttattcacaGTTTTCATAGTTCTTTacactatatttttaaagcaatgggttttattttttcagagtagTTTTATATTTGCAGAAAATTGAACAGATATTACACACTATTCCCACCCTTCagtttcccatttattaattcttgctaATAGTACAgtatatttgttataattgatgaaccaatattgatacatGATTATTAACTGATGTCCATGATTTTTGTTATAATCACTCTGTGTTTAATATTTCTATGAGTTTGGTACACTGGTAATATCATATATCCAGAATGATAGTATTTCATAAATAATATCCTTTAAAATCT
This Marmota flaviventris isolate mMarFla1 chromosome 8, mMarFla1.hap1, whole genome shotgun sequence DNA region includes the following protein-coding sequences:
- the LOC114098981 gene encoding transmembrane protein 45A-like, giving the protein MEDKDSQRLIQVSLLRELLSAATPLLEVVQMNVTTLLIQVIGDFPGHALPGVFFFVIGLWWSTKSILKYVCKKHKQTCYLGSKALFQRLEFLEGIAVVTMTLIGIIGLQFFAGGPHLIIQNESPWKRVLRLQHLTLYFFFGLLGVASILCSTVSSIPVSLIKLMMSNAFFVESFIFYNHTHGREMLDIFVHQLLVLVSFLTGLMAFIEFLTQKNILLELLRSSFVLLQGSWFWQIGFVLFPPGGRTAWDLLDHDNIMLLSVGFCWLYALAFIVIGVNYAFITWLVKSRLKKQCPSEVGLLKNVEQEQESEEEM